Proteins co-encoded in one Pseudomonas fluorescens genomic window:
- a CDS encoding LysR family transcriptional regulator, whose product MDRLTLMSTFVKAVELGSFSAVADELNLSPQMVGKQVKMLEQHLGVSLLNRTTRKQSLTDFGRTFYQRAKLILADMDAAEEMAAVTRGVPSGRLRINAPVTFGVSTLSPKLLEYMVRYPQVSVDLTLSNELVDLVDGGYDAVFRIGELADCGLKALPLMPYQMVLCAAPSYLARRPPITTPWDLQEHECLAFAYSDGRSHLRFEGPDGCIDVPIKSRLTINQGDPLLSGAVAGLGVVMLPLELVKDSLRSGTLVSLLPQYKVPVSPMNLLYAPDPRLTPKLRSFIDFVRGRSDKSCIE is encoded by the coding sequence ATGGATCGCCTCACACTCATGTCCACGTTCGTCAAAGCGGTTGAACTGGGCTCCTTCAGCGCGGTGGCGGATGAGCTCAATCTGTCCCCGCAGATGGTTGGCAAACAGGTAAAGATGCTTGAGCAGCATCTGGGCGTTTCGCTGCTCAACCGCACCACCCGCAAGCAGAGCCTCACGGATTTCGGCCGCACCTTCTATCAGCGGGCCAAGCTGATTCTGGCCGACATGGACGCCGCCGAAGAAATGGCCGCCGTGACCCGGGGCGTGCCCAGCGGCCGATTGCGGATCAATGCGCCCGTCACGTTCGGCGTCAGCACGCTGTCGCCGAAGCTGCTGGAGTACATGGTTCGTTATCCGCAAGTGTCGGTGGACCTGACGCTCTCGAACGAACTGGTCGACCTGGTGGACGGCGGATACGACGCGGTGTTCCGCATCGGCGAACTCGCCGACTGCGGCCTGAAGGCGCTGCCGCTGATGCCTTATCAAATGGTGCTTTGCGCAGCGCCGTCCTACCTCGCCCGTCGTCCACCCATCACCACACCTTGGGATCTTCAGGAACATGAATGTCTGGCGTTCGCCTATTCGGACGGCCGCTCACACCTGCGATTCGAAGGCCCGGACGGCTGCATCGACGTACCGATTAAAAGCCGATTGACGATTAATCAGGGCGATCCGTTGCTGTCCGGAGCGGTGGCGGGGCTGGGGGTAGTGATGTTGCCGCTGGAACTGGTCAAGGATTCGCTGCGAAGCGGCACGCTGGTGAGTCTGTTGCCGCAGTACAAGGTGCCGGTTTCGCCGATGAATCTGTTGTATGCGCCGGACCCGAGGCTGACACCCAAACTGCGCAGCTTTATCGATTTCGTGAGGGGGCGTTCGGATAAGAGCTGCATTGAGTGA